The following are encoded together in the Pithys albifrons albifrons isolate INPA30051 chromosome 5, PitAlb_v1, whole genome shotgun sequence genome:
- the PARM1 gene encoding prostate androgen-regulated mucin-like protein 1: protein MGCCCRLLLLALLLLPAGLGDDSPESPLKPISPPLLWQGIPVPPDSRDVDVPTPAPGQPSLPVPTAPSGDGVSSGPLEEDGHNATPVAELSPAPVSATIAVTETSNPSSVPPTLETAPAPRTANPAGLARSTTDLGAASPGPTGTAASASPSTSIPTDDPDSVLSPTPVLASPGTTQPPLLSKDVPSLGTLAMASSLAMEPTPPAVTVMSPSTAEAAASDKTTGVTMEEVPRALSAGSIVAITVTVIVVVVLVFGAAAYLKIRHSSYGRLLDDHDYGSWGNYNNPLYDDS, encoded by the exons atgggctgctgctgccgcctcctcctcctcgccctcctcctcctcccggcAG GACTGGGTGATGACTCCCCAGAATCTCCCCTCAAGCCCATCAGCCCCCCCTTGCTCTGGCAGGggatcccagtgccaccagacTCCAGGGATGTGGATGTCCCCACACCAGCTCCTggccagccctccctgcccgtGCCCACAGCACCTTCTGGAGATGGGGTGTCCTCTGGGCCTTTGGAAGAGGATGGCCACAATGCCACCCCTGTGGCAGAGCTGTCACCTGCTCCTGTCTCTGCCACCATCGCCGTAACAGAGACCTCCAACCCCAGCTCGGTGCCACCGACCTTGGAGACAGCCCCAGCTCCTCGGACAGCAAACCCTGCTGGCTTGGCAAGAAGCACCACAGATTTGGGGGCAGCTTCCCCTGGCCCCACGGGCACAGCTGCATCAGCATCACCCTCCACTTCCATTCCCACCGATGATCCGGACTCAGTCCTGTCCCCAACGCCTGTCCTGGCGAGCCCTGGCACCACCCAACCACCACTGCTGAGCAAGGatgtcccctccctggggacactggcCATGGCATCGAGCCTGGCCATGGAGCCAACACCCCCTGCAGTGACTGTGatgagccccagcacagccgAGGCCGCGGCCTCCGACAAAACCACCGGAGTCACCATGGAGGAGGTGCCACGTGCCTTGAGTGCAG GGAGCATCGTGGCCATAACCGTGACTGTCATcgtggtggtggtgctggttttCGGGGCAGCAGCTTACCTCAAGATCAG GCACTCCTCCTATGGAAGGCTTTTGGATGACCATGACTATGGCTCCTGGGGCAACTACAACAACCCTCTCTACGATGACTCCTAG
- the BTC gene encoding probetacellulin isoform X2 yields MNSSQNAPPSAQRTQPGDTCGTAGGLAFFSCVGADANVTAGHGTEGLTCDTAKGCTGNGTQLRRQGHFSRCPEEYKHYCVKGRCRFLVAEQAPACVCERGYTGARCERVDLFYLRGDGSQIVIISLIAAIVTLIILIVGICLCSHHCRRQRRKRKAEEMETLNKNSPSRSEDVHETGIA; encoded by the exons ATGAACAGCTCCCAAAATGCacctcccagtgcccaaaggacCCAGCCAGGAGAcacctgtggcacagcaggag GCTTGGCATTCTTCAGCTGCGTGGGTGCCGACGCCAATGTCACCGCTGGCCACGGCACCGAAGGGCTCACCTGTGACACGGCCAAGGGATGCACAG GGAACGGGACGCAGCTGAGGCGGCAGGGCCACTTCTCCCGGTGCCCGGAGGAGTACAAGCACTACTGTGTCAAAGGCAGGTGCCGCTTCCTCGTGGCCGAGCAGGCGCCGGCTTGTGT GTGTGAGCGAGGCTACACTGGGGCTCGCTGCGAAAGGGTGGATCTGTTCTACCTGCGAGGGGACGGGAGCCAGATTGTCATCATCTCCCTGATTGCCGCCATCGTCACCCTCATCATCCTCATTGTCGGCATCTGCCTCTGCAGTCA TCACTGTCGGAGGCAGCGTAggaagagaaaggcagaagagaTGGAGACGCTGAACAAGAATTCCCCTTCCCGAAGCGAGGACGTGCACGAGACGGGCATCGCATGA
- the BTC gene encoding probetacellulin isoform X1 encodes MEAAAAAPAPGGGPGTLLLCLALASGLAFFSCVGADANVTAGHGTEGLTCDTAKGCTGNGTQLRRQGHFSRCPEEYKHYCVKGRCRFLVAEQAPACVCERGYTGARCERVDLFYLRGDGSQIVIISLIAAIVTLIILIVGICLCSHHCRRQRRKRKAEEMETLNKNSPSRSEDVHETGIA; translated from the exons atggaggcggcggcggcggccccggccccgggcgGCGGCCCCGGtaccctgctgctgtgcctggccctCGCCTCCG GCTTGGCATTCTTCAGCTGCGTGGGTGCCGACGCCAATGTCACCGCTGGCCACGGCACCGAAGGGCTCACCTGTGACACGGCCAAGGGATGCACAG GGAACGGGACGCAGCTGAGGCGGCAGGGCCACTTCTCCCGGTGCCCGGAGGAGTACAAGCACTACTGTGTCAAAGGCAGGTGCCGCTTCCTCGTGGCCGAGCAGGCGCCGGCTTGTGT GTGTGAGCGAGGCTACACTGGGGCTCGCTGCGAAAGGGTGGATCTGTTCTACCTGCGAGGGGACGGGAGCCAGATTGTCATCATCTCCCTGATTGCCGCCATCGTCACCCTCATCATCCTCATTGTCGGCATCTGCCTCTGCAGTCA TCACTGTCGGAGGCAGCGTAggaagagaaaggcagaagagaTGGAGACGCTGAACAAGAATTCCCCTTCCCGAAGCGAGGACGTGCACGAGACGGGCATCGCATGA
- the GC gene encoding vitamin D-binding protein, whose translation MRAALALLLLLGTAYALYRGKPYVREKVCQEYRTLGKENFRTLTIIANSRKYSNATFEEIGHLVQEMVSLAETCCADGAAPSCYDARSSALSAKSCSANSPFPDHPDTAKCCAQEGLERKLCQAALQHPPQPVPRYVQPSDEELCQAFKKDPKEFADRFLYEYSSSYSQAPLPVLLGSTKTFLSMVSTCCISPTPTACFLKEKLQRKTISLLTLISNRVCTRFSAYGKDKVTASYLSSLAQKVPTATFEDLFPLAEEAAEAFSQCCEAEAEDCMQEKLSEHTTKACAALSARDERIADCCKGGNLVQNYFCILNLPPVPSPSLPLAPELTNKELCSKEGPLKATRGLFETARRDPNLPDAALAKLYDALKKVREQCCSAKDPSACLDTEREQVGKELTPILTASHLCWLYNKHEFLDFKKSLQKRLAQTVPEDRPALLEHVLEQRASFASTCCTPGAPPLLCAAKVNSELGEVCQQEPCPQA comes from the exons ATGagggcagctctggctctgctgctgctcctgggcacTGCATATGCATTATACCGAG GTAAACCTTATGTCCGGGAGAAAGTCTGCCAGGAGTACAGAACGCTGGGGAAGGAGAACTTCCGAACCCT gaCCATCATCGCCAACAGCCGCAAATACTCCAACGCCACCTTCGAGGAGATCGGCCACCTGGTGCAGGAGATGGTGTCCCTGGCTGAGACCTGCTGTGCCGACGGTGCCGCCCCTTCCTGCTACGATGCCAGG TCCTCGGCCCTGTCTGCCAAGTCCTGCAGCGCCAACTCGCCCTTCCCGGACCATCCTGACACGGCcaagtgctgtgcccaggaggggctggagcggaagctgtgccaggcagccctgcagcacccaccccaGCCAGTGCCCCGCTACGTCCAGCCCTCGGACGAGGAGCTCTGCCAGGCCTTCAAGAAGGACCCCAAGGAATTTGCAGACAG GTTTCTCTATGAGTACTCCAGCAGCTACAGCCAGGCacccctgcctgtgctcctgggcTCCACCAAGACCTTCCTCTCCATGGTCTCCACCTGCTGCATCTCTCCTACACCCACTGCCTGCTTCCTGAAGGAG aaactgcaaagaaaaaccATCTCCCTCCTCACCCTGATTTCAAACCGGGTTTGCACCCGTTTCTCGGCATATGGGAAGGACAAAGTCACTGCCAG ctaCCTGTCCTCACTGGCTCAGAAGGTGCCCACTGCCACCTTCGAGGACCTTTTCCCCCTGGCTGAAGAGGCTGCCGAGGCGTTTTCCCAGTGCTGCGAGGCGGAGGCTGAGGACTGCATGCAGGAGAAG ctgtcAGAGCACACGACCAAAGCCTGCGCCGCGCTGTCCGCCCGGGATGAACGCATTGCCGACTGCTGCAAGGGGGGAAACCTCGTGCAAAACTATTTCTGCATCCTGAACTTGCCCCCAGTGCCTTCTCCCAGCCTGCCACTGGCACCAGAGCTGACCAACAAGGAGCTGTGCAGCAAGGAGGGGCCTCTCAAGGCCACCAG GGGCCTGTTTGAGACGGCACGGAGGGACCCCAACCTCCCTGATGCTGCCCTTGCCAAGCTCTACGACGCCTTGAAGAAAGTGCGGGAGCAATGCTGCTCGGCCAAGGacccctctgcctgcctggaCACCGAG CGCGAGCAGGTGGGAAAGGAGCTGACCCCCATCCTGACGGCCAGCCACCTCTGCTGGCTGTACAACAAGCACGAATTCCTTGATTTCAAGAAGAG CCTGCAGAAGCGCCTGGCACAGACGGTGCCCGAGGACAGACCGGCGCTGCTGGAACACGTCCTGGAGCAACGAGCCTCCTTCGCCTCCACCTGCTGCACCCCGGGTGCTCCCCCgctcctctgtgctgccaaG gtGAACTCGGAGCTGGGAGAGGTGTGCCAGCAGGAGCCCTGCCCACAGGCATAA